Sequence from the Elusimicrobiota bacterium genome:
GCCGACGCGCGGGCCGCGACCCTGTTTTTCCGTCCAACCGCAGCGGGGCGCGTCCGGGTTTTTTTCAACGAACGAATCAACCGCAGTGTGTTCTTTCTTTTCTCCAACCAACCGCCGGGGGTTTCTCCGCCGTTGGCGGGGTTTTTTCTTTCCCGGCCGCCGCGCTCTCGCGCGGGGGTTTTCCACCCAACACCGCCGCCGATGGCGGAAGGTTCCGCGGCAAAGATCAACCCCTTGCCACTATCTTTTCAAAGGGGAAATGGATTGAATAATTCAGTAACGGAAAAGGGCCCGGTATAGCGGTCGAAAAAGTAACGCCCTCGGCGGCGGCACCACCGGCCGCAATGGTTGGTCGATCTCCGCACCCCCCCCTACACACGCGGCAGGTTGGGGGGCCCATCGGCCCCCCCCTCCATTCGCAACAGGTCGATACACCGATCCCCTATAAGGTGGGCCGCAGGTTGTAGTCGCCGGTCAGCTCGTAGTTTTCCCAGTAGCCATGTGATATATTGGGCACGTTCAGGTCGATGGTTTGCGGCCGACTGTTCTTGCTCCACATTTTGAACCATTCCAACCAATAAGGAAGGGCCCGACTCCGAAACGGAGTCGGGCCCTTCTGTTATTTGGGCAGAGGGCGCGGTGGGAGGTGGACCCCCGGCCAGCGTTTCGTTCTCCGGAAGCCACCTGGCCTCCGGCCCCGGCCGAGGTCCGACGGCTATGTCGGGGAAGGGCTTGATCGGCTTCGCAGGACCCTGACCGCGTTCAAAAAACCAAGCCCCCCACCTTGCCCCTGGTCAAAACCATCACCTTCAAAAGGCCGAAATAGACAATGTTGGTCAAGTTCGTTTTTTTCCGAGGCAGACAACATTAAGTCAACGGGCCAATCATGTCCCCTGGTGTGTTGTGCCCCCATGTCGTCGTTTCAAAAGAGAATCCATTGAAAAAAATCGGGAGGAGGATGTAGACTTTAAAGGGATAGGCTTATTTTGAATAGGAGGAGAAATGCGGCCTGGGCGCGGTCGACCTTGGGGGTTCACTTTGATCGAGCTCATGCTCGTGGTGGCGATCATAGGGCTTTTGGCGTCTATTGCCATTCCGAAGTTCGGAAAGCTCATTATCCGATCCAAAGAGGCGGCGGTGAAAGGAAAGTTGGGGTCTCTTCGTAGCGCGATAAGCATTTACTACGCCGAAAATGAAGGTGAATTTCCAACGAACGCACATTGGTTAGGTGCCTAAATACCTGGACGAAATTCTTCCTGTTCGATTCCAACCGCGGCCGACCATGTTGAAGGAAATCGTATTCGGAATATCCTATCCTTCCCGGCCCCCATGAAACGGGGGGCCGCTTTTGAATGGTTTGAACCGTTGATTCCACCCGGGACCCCTAT
This genomic interval carries:
- a CDS encoding prepilin-type N-terminal cleavage/methylation domain-containing protein codes for the protein MRPGRGRPWGFTLIELMLVVAIIGLLASIAIPKFGKLIIRSKEAAVKGKLGSLRSAISIYYAENEGEFPTNAHWLGA